One segment of Cynocephalus volans isolate mCynVol1 chromosome 8, mCynVol1.pri, whole genome shotgun sequence DNA contains the following:
- the S100A12 gene encoding protein S100-A12 → MTKLEDHMEGVINIFHQYSVRVGHFDTLSKGELKQLITKELANILKNTKDKPTIDKIFQDLDSDRDGQVSFKEFMSLVTSVLETAHENIHKE, encoded by the exons ATGACTAAGCTGGAAGATCACATGGAAGGGGTCATTAACATCTTCCACCAGTACTCAGTTCGGGTGGGGCATTTTGACACCCTCTCCAAAGGAGAGCTGAAGCAGCTGATAACAAAGGAACTTGCAAACATCCTCAAG AATACCAAAGATAAACCTACCATTGACAAAATATTCCAAGATCTGGATTCTGATCGAGATGGACAGGTCAGCTTTAAGGAATTCATGTCCCTGGTGACCTCTGTGCTGGAGACTGCCCATGAGAATATTCACAAAGAGTAG